Genomic DNA from Limanda limanda chromosome 8, fLimLim1.1, whole genome shotgun sequence:
ACATTTCAACCAAATTATCTGTATTAATGCTGATTTGAGCTTCACTTAATACACATAGTCAATCTGTTGAAACAGTCATTGGCAGACTTTCAGTATAAAGTGACTCTCTGCTGTGAGGCAGATTACAGAAAGTACCAGGTAAGCCGTGGTCGCGTCCCCTCTGGAGGTTGAGGGCCCCGAGGTCCAGGGGCATCCCCCCCTGGGCCTGGAACAGCCTCTCCGTCAGCTCCTCCACCATCATCTGACCTGGAGTCTGCAGTTTGGCTGGAGACAGCAACAGGCCACGCAGCACAGGGTCGATTCCCCCTGAaacaccaggagacagaacTGCTGAGTAAACCACTTGTGGTAAAACACAGCCAAtcaaatttgtatttctttaccTTCCTGCACAACCCTCCAAGAGGCGAACAGAGAGTGGTGCAGAGGCAGTGGGGGATGCTGGGAGTTGGTGGTGTACCCCGGCCCCAGCCTGTTCACCACTGGCTGCACCGTGACGTGGGCAAAACGAAACGCGGCAGCTGCAAAGACGTTGGCGATGCTGGGATCCACTTCAGGATTATAACCCTCGTAAGGAGGCATCAGACGGGACGTGGTAGTCTCACCCAGGACCTGTGGCAGGTAGTGCTCCCACGTGAGGATCTGGAAGAAGAACCAGGAGGCTGGTCAGAGGGCTGGAAGAGCGTATGGAGGATGGATGTAGAGCTGAGACTCTACCTGATGGATGGCTCCCATGATCTTGCGGGCCTCCTGATACAGGGTGTCGGGGCTCCAGTGAGGGTTGAGCAGGTGCAGCTCTCTGACCAGCCGGTTGTGCTCCCTCAGAAAGAGCGTGTGCAGCGCGATCATTCCCAGATGCTCATTGGCTCTTGAATCCCCTGAGAGACACGAATGGTGAACAGCGTCTCCACTGAAGCCTGCGGAGGACAGATGAATCTCTACATCTACTCACCAGCTTGAAAGCAGGACGTGGAGTTCTGCCGGGGCTCGGATCTGTCCGGCGTCCCCGAGGCGGTGGAGTTTCGAGGACCACAGGGGTCCAGGTGCGCCTGCTGTCGAGGCAGGAAGGGCATGTAGGGCAGCCCCTGGTCTGAGTGCTGGGGGTTGAGGGTCATGGAGCCCACAGGAGAGGAGTTGTTCCTCAGAGACGAGGCCACACTGGTGGAGCTGCCGTACACCATGCTGGCATCCACGAAGGAGGTGATGGCGTTCAGCTGCTCTCTGTGGCGATGAGGGAGGACTCCTGCGCTGCAGCTGGGAGCAGATCGGAAGAAAGGCATACACTTCTGGACGCCATTGCGGCGATCTGACAGAGGGATCTGGGGGGAAAAagtgttatttatatatatatatttataaatatcatttttttcaaagttaTGTAGTACATTGTGATCTTTCTACattactttttaaattttgtaatTCTTGGTTCTTTTGGACTTTTCATCTGCTTGATCACATCCATATTAATTTCAGCTTCTCTTCATTGACAGTTTATGTTGTCTTGTTTTAAATCATACACATTTTTCCACATTACTTATAAAACAATAACTTTggttcttctctttttttcaattatttaaactGAACAGGGGaacaaaaacccaaacaagGCCCTTATGAGAATCAGCTGATAGCTGGTGTGTACCTGTATGGGGAAGCAGGGCGTGTCCcggctgcaggtgtgtgtgcagtcCGCTCCGGTCCTGAAAGCAGCCGTACTCGGGCTCTGAGGCGTCAGCACCACGTCGTGGTCGATCCACTGACCCCACTCCACCAGCAGGTGGGACAGGGTGGAGTCCAGAGAGATGTTGTCGTTGTGAGTGAACAGCACCTCTTGAGAAACCAGCCGCACCTGAACGACAAACATGGTgaggggagggatggagggacagcagctgacagaggaggacagtgtgctgctgcaggactctTACTGGTGGCAGGCTGACGTTGTGGTACATGTGATCTGGGTCCCAACCTCTCGGCGTCCCCCACAGGTCCTCGTACTCAGGAGGCAGCCAGCGGGAATATGGGATGTTTGCAGCGCCCCATCTGGGATGATCTCTGTACAGGACATGACAGACTTATCCATTCTGCTCAGAACAGCACTGCTGGATTACtacatgtttgtctgtgtctctctctctgtgtgtatgtgtgtgtatgtgtgtctgtgtgggtgtgagcTCTGACCTGTTGTTGCACTCTCCTGTGATGGATCTGTAGCGCTCGGACACACAGTCGTTCTGACAGCTGggtctctgcagctcagcggAGCAGCCGGTCGCTTGCAGCAGATTCTCCACGTCTTTGTTACTCAGCAGCTCTTCTGGAAAACACAGTAAATAACACATGACACTAATGAAACAAATGATAacttataaaacacaaaaaataatatgaatatccTGGAACTAGCTATTGGTAGTTTATTAGATCATTTGCTCTTGTCTTATGTCAGAAAACCTTTTCttcttatattattattattcttaaattatataataatttgtgtatgtatttctatagcacttatctaagcAAGGTTTTCAAAGTGCTTACGCAATACACAGGgataaaacaacagattttttttattaaatatttttatcattaatattataatatataatattacaaacaaacaacatccatTAAAACCAGTTCAAAATCTGACATTAAAAAGCTTTCCTATAAACAACATGTTAtacaatgatttaaaaacatcgTGCTGAGCTTCAAAAGTTTAGTCAAAAGTAAGAAGAGTGACACGTTCCTgacatgtgtgcatgtatgttgCAGGTGTATTGTTTCTCTGACCACAGCTGGAGTTTGATCCCTCTTTATTCTGAACCTGCATCTATCATGTAAACAACACGTAGTCACTATAATTAAAAAAAGCCttgtacatatttttttttcttttttttagtatgtttattgagcatcGACGATACAAAATGAGGACATAAAAGAGATACTGTACAATGCTCACATTTCCCCAAATTTTACAATTTGCAGTGACCCCCCACCCCTAGCCCCCCTCCGACACACCCGCCCAACCCTCCTTCCCCTGGTACGTACTATTTCAATTTTTATTGTATAATCCAATTTTACTTTCATGTTCCCCATTAAGCTACTACTTTCCTTTGGCTGGTGTTTCAGTTTTGaatttcttatcttatcttatctcctCTCATCTATCTTATCGTAGGAAGGGTCTTTCATATTAGATgaggtttttttaaatgttgtgtagTGCTGCTGTTCAGTACCATGAGAGGTGGGCTGCACCATAGTGTGAGTGTAGACCATCTCTCTGATCAACTCCACCGTGTTgtccagcagctctgcagcccaGATTTGAGTCCTGGTTCTGGCTTCAGTGTGTTTGAACTGAGCCAGCAGGTCACTGGGTCTCACAGTGCCCTCAGACAGGGATTTCTTCCCCCTGGAAAAGTCAAGAGATTCATTATTAGTTGCAGCAGCTTTTTTCTGAAATATTTCTATAGAGGCCCGGGATGTTTTACCTTTCACTTGTGCGGGCGTAAGCAGCATCCGTCAGCTCCATCGCCCTCTGAAGAGCCTCCTTCACAAACGTAGACCCCAGATACACAGTCCCTGTGTTCACCACGGAGGAGAACATGCACTTTTAAAAACTCCCAGGTACCTGCTCTTTAAAGTCATAACCAAAAAGAAATCCTACCTGAGGTGTTTCCAGACGCTCGGCTCAGCGAAGCATGCccagggaaggagaggaggaccaGTCCAAATAGGGAGAGGGACACCTGAAACCAGAGGACACATCAGACACGTCTCAACTTATCTGGTTCTTTAGTccaatcaaataataaaaaagaaaagagaaactcaCCATGAGTGCTCTATCCATTTAAAACAGCTCAGGCTGTGTAGAGGATTCACTTCAGGTGTTCGCATCAACCACGCTCATAGTAGCTCAGTGCAGCTCTGACTGTGACTCATCTTCAGAgccagcaggtgtgtgtgtttgtgtgtgtgtgtccgtgtgcgtTTGCGTCCAGAGCGTTGGGGTTGCCATTTATACACTGGCAGCAGGGACAGGTATGTGCAGAATCCCCTTATCTGTCCTCATGGTGACAGCAGGGGAACATCAAACACTGGACTCACTGCCTCGACCTAATAACCTctcaaatcaaatgtatttctGTCCTTTCACCCACGATGAAAACCTCCTGTCATATATGGatcatttcaaataaatgaaacacttcTAACCAGGAGGACAGGGAATGCAGCGGCGGACACCGACCAAGTTCAGGCTGTTGAAATATTGTTTGTCCGAGCAGCATGCCGCAGCTGGAGGAGACACATGGTCCTTAGTTATTTTTAAGAAGCCAAATGTAATGACGACACATTAAAGTTCAGTCTTCTGTGATTCATGTGATGTGTGTCCTCATACCAGTTCAATCTAAGACGCAGACGTGTGGCTGAGGAAACAAGGATTCTGGGAAATGATACAGAACAAGGAATGAgattgatgaataaaaaaaggctCAGACAGAAAAGTCTCTGTTAAATCCCGACCCGTGAAGCATGACTCCAGAATGAGCCTTTAAAACTCCGACGTGAAGCAACAGGTCGACCCTCTGCCCGTTCTCCGGCCTTTGATGCTCCAGGTGTGTGATAGCATCAAGTGAGTCATCGGTCCCATTTCATTAGGTTGGTATTAGTATTTTCTCTGCTGACCCACATTACCCAtcttctgctctgctgctgatggtcAAGATCTGAAATGTAGAAATCTTTTGTTCTCAAAAAATGTCTGGTTGATACCTGAAACCGTCAAATGAAATACTCTCATTAAAATGGGTCATTTCACCCGACTCCCTTTCAAAAACATCTCTCCACTCAATCCTAATGGTTTCAAGCCATGGGAGTTGCAGCAACATTAGTCACTTTTCATGTGAACCTTTTGTGGAAGGATGAAACATCAGCCaagaaatagaaatacaaaacatgTTGCTGGAGATCTGGATAGAGAGGTAGATCAAGGacttttttaaattacttttatacttttttacTTACTCACTTTTTGTTTAACACTGATTTCTCAACCAATTAATGGAAGTTGATTGAAAAACGCAGGCACAGTTAGGAGATATCTACGAAACCAAATCACTGGATTGATTTCTTCAGCCTGTTATTGTAAGAAAAGCAGCGTGAAGTTGAGGTAATGTGGATTCAGGAAGAAATAACTGGACTGTTGGGTAttggtggaggtttga
This window encodes:
- the epx gene encoding eosinophil peroxidase encodes the protein MRTDKGILHIPVPAASVSLSLFGLVLLSFPGHASLSRASGNTSGTVYLGSTFVKEALQRAMELTDAAYARTSERGKKSLSEGTVRPSDLLAQFKHTEARTRTQIWAAELLDNTVELIREMVYTHTMVQPTSHELLSNKDVENLLQATGCSAELQRPSCQNDCVSERYRSITGECNNRDHPRWGAANIPYSRWLPPEYEDLWGTPRGWDPDHMYHNVSLPPVRLVSQEVLFTHNDNISLDSTLSHLLVEWGQWIDHDVVLTPQSPSTAAFRTGADCTHTCSRDTPCFPIQIPLSDRRNGVQKCMPFFRSAPSCSAGVLPHRHREQLNAITSFVDASMVYGSSTSVASSLRNNSSPVGSMTLNPQHSDQGLPYMPFLPRQQAHLDPCGPRNSTASGTPDRSEPRQNSTSCFQAGDSRANEHLGMIALHTLFLREHNRLVRELHLLNPHWSPDTLYQEARKIMGAIHQILTWEHYLPQVLGETTTSRLMPPYEGYNPEVDPSIANVFAAAAFRFAHVTVQPVVNRLGPGYTTNSQHPPLPLHHSLFASWRVVQEGGIDPVLRGLLLSPAKLQTPGQMMVEELTERLFQAQGGMPLDLGALNLQRGRDHGLPGYGSWRSSCGLSVPDSPSDLAEILGNFTLAQKLQLLYGTPHNVDVWVGAISEPPLPGGRVGPLLACLLSRQFRALRDGDRFWWEKEGVFTSTQRRHLHAVSLSRIICDNSHIALVPKDPFSRTESAQDMLACSHPLIPHLDLSPWKEPDTDPFCGPIPRIQSGYSLLCDSVILYECHSGFKLLGSSSVSCDTNKHQWSPAPPTCQDLNECEEPISPCPQNLECFNKPGSFMCSEPSSLSAISVVTAVIVVIGAVAVLVMIMICYQRYFPKKQELVAAACCQGNG